In Gemmatimonadaceae bacterium, a genomic segment contains:
- a CDS encoding MlaD family protein: MPRRTNWRELTVGLIAVAVVTGVGLIVLVFARVGTLHGSTFRLFAVTGEARGIIRSSEVWLGGQKVGVVKDVRFLAPAASDSNRVLIDMDILASARQGIRLNSSAQIRSGGTLIGAPVVYLSIGTVDARVVAAGDTIRTLPQSDLETVTSEFAIASRQFPEIINNVKLLNQQLHGVDGTLGAFSIERGGSQLKRAQYQAARLASRLSESNGTVGLALHQPTLADRARSAMARADSVRALIASPSNSYGRFRRDSELVREIADIRNELDIVHARMTSPTGTIGRIHADSALLQSMANTQRELTLIMTDIHRRPLRYIHF, from the coding sequence ATGCCGCGCAGGACTAATTGGAGGGAGTTGACCGTAGGCCTCATCGCCGTCGCCGTAGTCACCGGCGTGGGCCTCATCGTGCTTGTCTTCGCCCGAGTCGGGACGCTCCACGGATCCACCTTCCGTCTTTTCGCCGTAACCGGGGAGGCACGCGGCATCATTCGCAGCTCGGAGGTCTGGCTCGGTGGACAAAAGGTTGGTGTCGTCAAAGACGTTCGCTTTCTAGCGCCTGCCGCATCCGACTCGAATCGCGTTCTGATCGACATGGACATCCTCGCCAGCGCTCGTCAGGGAATACGGCTCAATTCGAGCGCACAGATTCGATCCGGCGGAACGCTCATCGGCGCTCCCGTCGTCTATCTCTCGATCGGCACCGTGGACGCACGCGTTGTTGCTGCCGGCGACACCATCCGTACGTTGCCACAATCGGATCTGGAGACCGTCACGTCCGAGTTCGCGATCGCGTCACGACAGTTCCCTGAAATCATCAACAACGTCAAACTGCTCAATCAGCAATTGCACGGTGTCGATGGAACGCTCGGCGCATTCAGCATTGAGCGCGGCGGCTCACAACTCAAGCGCGCCCAATATCAGGCGGCTCGTCTGGCCTCGAGACTCTCAGAGTCAAACGGGACGGTCGGTTTGGCGCTTCACCAGCCGACCCTAGCCGATCGCGCGCGAAGCGCGATGGCGCGAGCCGATTCGGTGCGTGCACTGATCGCGAGCCCGAGCAACTCGTACGGCCGGTTCCGCCGAGATTCCGAACTGGTTCGTGAAATCGCCGACATTCGCAACGAGCTGGACATCGTACATGCGCGTATGACGTCGCCCACGGGAACCATAGGCCGAATTCACGCCGATTCGGCGCTTCTGCAGTCGATGGCCAATACGCAGCGTGAGTTGACGCTCATCATGACCGACATTCACCGCCGACCGCTCCGTTACATTCATTTCTGA
- a CDS encoding HD domain-containing phosphohydrolase, which produces MRSTLAIVAGILTGAYLMRERHRRAAAERFAAANMEALLNAIDANDAQTGAHVRRVAAYALVVAHAMDLDEHQKKVVEHVALFHDIGKIHEALFDIIHEETDLTPGEWRAIFTHPERGAAVLAPLTPFYPDLAEGVLAHHERWDGTGYPKALRAERIPLSARIVMLADTFDAVTHSRRYRDGRGAASAANVIASGRGTQFDPELVDLMLLPPVFDQILAQERAFHRVPRANHHERRRGERESGTPEVTFRWRNEARERPAPDLATQRSR; this is translated from the coding sequence GTGCGCTCCACACTCGCCATCGTGGCCGGCATCCTCACCGGCGCGTACCTCATGCGCGAACGACATCGTCGCGCCGCCGCCGAGCGGTTCGCTGCCGCGAATATGGAAGCGCTTCTGAACGCCATCGACGCCAACGATGCACAGACCGGCGCGCACGTCCGCCGTGTCGCTGCGTATGCGCTTGTCGTCGCTCACGCAATGGACCTCGATGAGCATCAGAAGAAAGTCGTCGAGCACGTCGCGCTCTTTCATGACATCGGAAAGATCCATGAGGCGCTCTTCGACATCATTCACGAAGAGACAGATCTCACGCCCGGTGAGTGGCGCGCGATCTTCACCCATCCCGAGCGCGGCGCCGCTGTTCTCGCACCGCTGACTCCGTTCTATCCGGACCTCGCCGAAGGAGTGCTTGCTCACCACGAGCGATGGGATGGCACTGGATACCCCAAAGCCCTCCGTGCAGAGCGCATTCCACTTTCCGCGCGCATCGTTATGCTCGCGGATACCTTCGATGCCGTGACTCACAGCCGGCGCTACCGCGATGGGCGTGGAGCGGCGTCGGCCGCCAACGTCATCGCCTCGGGTCGTGGCACGCAATTCGACCCGGAGCTCGTCGATTTGATGCTCTTGCCGCCCGTGTTCGATCAGATTCTTGCGCAGGAGCGAGCTTTCCACCGGGTGCCGCGCGCCAACCATCACGAACGGCGACGCGGGGAGCGTGAATCCGGCACGCCCGAGGTTACGTTCCGATGGCGGAACGAAGCTCGCGAGCGGCCTGCTCCGGATCTGGCGACCCAAAGATCCCGCTGA
- a CDS encoding RNA polymerase sigma factor RpoD/SigA, with protein sequence MTELKRRRRRAAPAGIAPSEPERDILDQYLYEVSTYPLLKGTEEIDLARKIRAGDQDALQELVKRNLRFVISVAKKYQNRGLPLIDLIGEGNVGLLTAARKFDPDQGVKFISYAVWWIRQAILSALARQGRTVRVPLNRTADLSRIIKASEILRQKLNREPSPDELSQLTGLSADVVQSLAALNTSDVRLDAPMDPEGDRSLIERFVADEMPDTEEEAMNRFLNDEIEQALGTLPPRDAKVLRLYFGLEGGREHTLEEIGSMLGVTRERVRQLRDRALKRLREGDVGRALGSFAA encoded by the coding sequence ATGACCGAACTAAAGCGTCGTCGCCGCCGTGCGGCTCCCGCCGGGATCGCTCCGAGTGAACCGGAGCGCGACATCCTCGACCAATACCTCTATGAAGTCAGCACGTATCCGCTGCTCAAGGGTACCGAGGAGATCGACCTGGCTCGGAAGATCCGCGCTGGCGACCAGGACGCGTTGCAGGAGTTGGTGAAGCGCAACCTGCGCTTCGTCATCTCCGTCGCGAAGAAGTATCAGAACCGGGGGCTGCCGCTCATCGACTTGATCGGTGAGGGAAACGTCGGGCTGCTCACGGCTGCCCGGAAGTTCGATCCCGACCAGGGCGTGAAGTTCATTTCGTACGCAGTGTGGTGGATTCGTCAGGCAATCCTCTCGGCCCTCGCGCGTCAGGGACGTACCGTTCGAGTTCCACTCAATCGCACGGCGGATCTCTCCCGCATCATCAAGGCCTCGGAGATCCTTCGTCAGAAGTTGAATCGTGAACCAAGTCCTGATGAGCTCTCGCAGCTCACCGGATTGTCCGCTGATGTCGTGCAGTCGCTCGCGGCGTTGAATACGAGTGACGTGCGACTCGACGCGCCGATGGATCCCGAGGGTGATCGTTCTCTCATCGAGCGCTTCGTCGCCGACGAGATGCCGGACACCGAGGAGGAAGCGATGAATCGTTTCCTCAATGACGAAATCGAGCAGGCGCTCGGCACGCTGCCGCCGCGCGATGCGAAAGTGCTGCGCCTCTACTTCGGTCTCGAAGGTGGACGCGAGCACACGCTCGAGGAAATCGGCTCGATGCTCGGCGTCACGCGCGAGCGCGTTCGTCAGTTGCGCGATCGTGCGCTCAAGCGACTGCGCGAGGGTGACGTCGGACGCGCGCTCGGCAGCTTCGCTGCGTAA
- a CDS encoding NUDIX hydrolase has translation MKRAHAKEETSAGGVVYRVASGAPLYLLIRDSYKNWGFPKGHVEPGERPDDAALREVSEETGLSDLAIRGLIEIIDWHFRFRGKLIHKICHFYLMETAESSTSPQRTEGITACRWLPFNEAEELISYANARDVLRKARALVPSATTSPSSI, from the coding sequence ATGAAGCGCGCACATGCGAAGGAGGAAACCTCCGCGGGCGGGGTCGTGTATCGCGTTGCCAGCGGTGCGCCATTGTATCTCCTCATTCGGGACAGTTACAAGAATTGGGGCTTTCCAAAGGGCCACGTGGAACCAGGAGAGCGCCCCGACGACGCTGCCTTACGAGAGGTGAGCGAAGAGACGGGTCTGTCGGATCTCGCGATTCGTGGTTTGATCGAGATAATCGATTGGCATTTTCGCTTTCGCGGCAAGCTGATCCACAAGATCTGTCACTTCTATTTGATGGAAACCGCCGAGTCCTCGACGTCGCCGCAACGCACCGAGGGCATCACGGCTTGCCGATGGCTTCCGTTCAACGAAGCCGAGGAGCTGATCTCGTACGCCAACGCGCGCGACGTTTTGCGCAAAGCGCGCGCTCTCGTTCCCAGCGCCACGACGTCGCCTTCGTCCATTTAG
- a CDS encoding helix-turn-helix domain-containing protein codes for MSARQRPATTVGTPSIVIFAQRDRARAIARAVFPRRRNHLVVTKTAAAFAQTFRDTLVDAAIVDVGSAATAAEETWRAASLAREFPSAPFFGLLPLRASDGPTLAQCAAYDFSDMLVEGVDDGVARDIVSRASFTARFARALHDPPSALALSSPLQQTTWRCVVGRAGRGVRTDSLAEAMHVTREHLSRTFAADGGPNLKRVIDLVRLLAAAELAKNPGYDVRDVAKVLGFASPSHLSTTSQRIVGTKSASLTRLRAVDLIERFARGHGRSRSQ; via the coding sequence GTGAGTGCTCGCCAACGTCCGGCGACAACGGTCGGCACGCCATCCATTGTCATCTTCGCGCAACGTGATCGCGCCCGCGCCATCGCGCGAGCGGTGTTTCCTCGCCGACGAAATCACCTCGTCGTCACGAAGACAGCGGCGGCGTTCGCGCAGACGTTCAGGGATACGCTGGTCGACGCTGCGATTGTCGATGTCGGATCAGCGGCGACGGCAGCGGAAGAAACATGGCGCGCGGCGTCCCTTGCGCGGGAATTTCCGAGCGCGCCGTTCTTCGGACTTCTTCCACTGCGCGCCTCTGATGGACCCACGCTGGCCCAATGCGCCGCGTATGACTTTTCCGACATGCTCGTCGAAGGCGTCGACGACGGTGTCGCGCGAGACATCGTGAGCCGCGCGTCGTTCACGGCGCGATTTGCGCGCGCGCTCCACGATCCGCCGAGTGCTCTCGCGCTCTCGTCGCCTTTGCAGCAGACGACCTGGCGCTGCGTCGTCGGTCGTGCGGGACGCGGCGTGCGGACAGACTCGCTGGCGGAAGCGATGCATGTGACCCGCGAACACCTGAGTCGAACGTTCGCGGCGGATGGTGGACCGAACCTCAAGCGGGTGATCGATCTCGTTCGTCTCCTTGCCGCTGCCGAGCTGGCCAAGAATCCTGGATACGATGTCCGGGACGTCGCGAAGGTGTTAGGCTTCGCCTCCCCCTCGCATCTGTCGACGACATCACAGCGCATTGTCGGAACAAAGTCCGCCTCCCTCACTCGACTGCGCGCAGTGGATCTCATCGAGCGATTTGCGCGAGGGCACGGACGAAGCCGCAGCCAGTAG
- the rho gene encoding transcription termination factor Rho translates to MNIAELKRKSPSELGELADTLGAENDSGLRKQDLIFRIEQRLLDRGETLTGEGVLEVLPEGYGFLRSQDWNYLYGPDDIYVSPSQIKRFDLRTGDTVRGQVRPPKEWERYLALLKVESINGDEPERAKSRIPFDNLRPRYPEGRLRLETSDGDLSMRVVDLVAPIGKGQRGLIVSPPRAGKTILLQKIANAIRENQPEVALIVLLIDERPEEVTDFQANVNAEIISSTFDEPPDRHVQVADMVIEKAKRLVEHGKDVVILLDSLTRLARAHNVVIKNSGKILSGGVDSKALEKPKRFFGAARNTEEGGSLTIVATALVDTGSRMDEVIFEEFKGTGNMELILDRKIADRRVFPAIDINRSGTRREELLLNQEELNRVYLLRNFLSDMPETDAIEFLLKQMSRSRNNREFFQQMVQGT, encoded by the coding sequence GTGAACATCGCTGAGTTGAAGCGCAAATCTCCCTCCGAGCTCGGCGAGCTAGCCGACACGCTCGGAGCCGAAAACGATTCGGGACTTCGCAAACAGGACCTCATCTTCCGAATCGAGCAGCGGTTGCTCGATCGGGGCGAGACGCTCACAGGCGAGGGAGTCCTGGAGGTGTTGCCGGAGGGTTATGGCTTCCTTCGCAGTCAGGACTGGAACTATCTGTACGGGCCAGACGACATCTACGTCTCGCCATCACAGATCAAGCGTTTCGATCTGCGCACCGGTGATACCGTGCGTGGTCAGGTGCGACCGCCAAAAGAATGGGAGCGCTACCTCGCTCTGCTGAAAGTCGAGTCGATCAATGGCGACGAGCCTGAACGGGCGAAGTCGCGCATCCCGTTCGACAATCTACGACCGAGATATCCGGAAGGCAGACTGCGCCTCGAAACGAGCGATGGTGACTTGAGCATGCGCGTGGTCGATCTCGTCGCGCCGATCGGAAAGGGGCAGCGAGGTCTGATCGTCTCTCCGCCGCGCGCGGGCAAGACGATTCTCTTGCAGAAGATCGCGAACGCGATTCGAGAGAATCAGCCCGAAGTTGCTCTGATCGTATTGCTCATCGACGAGCGTCCGGAAGAGGTGACGGACTTCCAGGCAAATGTGAATGCCGAAATCATCAGTTCGACATTCGATGAGCCGCCCGATCGACACGTTCAAGTCGCCGACATGGTGATCGAGAAGGCGAAGCGACTCGTCGAGCACGGAAAGGACGTGGTGATCCTGCTCGACTCGCTGACGCGACTCGCACGCGCGCACAACGTGGTCATCAAAAACTCCGGAAAAATTCTCTCCGGAGGTGTGGACTCGAAGGCACTCGAAAAGCCGAAGCGGTTCTTCGGTGCGGCCCGCAATACTGAAGAGGGTGGTTCGCTGACAATCGTGGCGACCGCCCTCGTCGACACAGGATCGCGCATGGATGAGGTGATCTTCGAGGAGTTCAAGGGGACCGGTAACATGGAACTCATCCTCGACCGCAAGATTGCCGATCGACGCGTCTTTCCCGCAATCGACATCAACCGATCGGGGACACGGCGCGAGGAGCTGCTTCTGAATCAGGAAGAACTGAATCGCGTGTACTTGCTCCGAAACTTTCTCTCGGATATGCCCGAGACCGATGCCATCGAGTTTCTGCTGAAGCAGATGTCCCGGTCGCGCAATAATCGCGAATTCTTTCAGCAGATGGTCCAGGGCACGTGA
- a CDS encoding ABC transporter ATP-binding protein, with amino-acid sequence MIRLVDVYKSFGPKRVLEGFSLDVAEGETMVIIGYSGTGKSVAIKHIVGLLEPDRGEVWVDGREVPTLPRRELYELRSHIGYVFQFAALFDSMIIGENVAMGLRKQQHLEESEIQRRVSEALELVDLPGVQARFPAELSGGMRKRVGIARAIALRPKYILYDEPTTGLDPVTSAVIDELMVRMRERLGVTSVVITHDMRSAYTVGSRIAMLYEGRVQQVGTVDEIRNTSDPIVRQFIEGRPSLEEEPYGAPPSSIAAGAQGPGGAGGSRGNAERR; translated from the coding sequence ATGATTCGCCTCGTCGACGTTTACAAATCGTTCGGACCCAAGCGCGTACTCGAGGGATTCAGTCTCGATGTCGCCGAGGGAGAGACGATGGTGATCATCGGCTATTCGGGCACGGGCAAATCGGTCGCGATCAAGCACATCGTTGGTTTGCTCGAGCCAGACCGCGGCGAGGTCTGGGTGGACGGTCGCGAAGTGCCTACGTTACCACGCCGCGAGCTGTACGAACTGCGTTCGCACATTGGCTACGTCTTCCAGTTCGCCGCGCTCTTCGATTCGATGATCATCGGCGAGAACGTCGCAATGGGGCTGCGCAAGCAGCAGCATCTCGAGGAATCGGAGATCCAACGACGCGTGAGCGAAGCGCTCGAGCTCGTAGATCTACCCGGTGTGCAGGCGCGCTTTCCCGCCGAGCTCTCGGGGGGCATGCGCAAGCGCGTTGGCATCGCGCGCGCGATCGCGCTGCGGCCGAAGTACATCCTCTATGACGAGCCAACGACCGGCCTCGATCCCGTGACGAGCGCGGTCATCGATGAGCTGATGGTGCGCATGCGCGAGCGGCTCGGCGTGACGAGCGTCGTCATCACCCACGACATGCGCAGCGCGTACACCGTCGGCAGCCGTATTGCGATGTTATACGAGGGGCGTGTTCAGCAAGTTGGAACTGTTGACGAAATTCGTAACACCAGCGATCCCATCGTCAGGCAGTTCATCGAAGGTCGCCCTTCGCTCGAAGAGGAGCCGTATGGCGCGCCGCCTTCGAGCATTGCCGCGGGTGCGCAGGGACCCGGAGGAGCGGGCGGAAGCAGAGGCAACGCCGAGCGGCGATGA
- the mltG gene encoding endolytic transglycosylase MltG — protein sequence MARCAQLSVLFAVIAAGCGRGSGKPVRVTIPVGATFGAAADSLAHAGVIGSPRLFRVYAFMRRDDRDIKAGTYVLRRNSGYAATLDAIRGGKGLVHAVTIPEGYSLSQIIALFSTRLSIPPESLQVAVRDTAFLHQLDLPTETVEGYVFPDTYIFPAQTTAHTAIATGIRRFEQVWRPEWTSRLDSIGLSRNDVVTLASIVEKEARLPEERPVIAAVYMNRLRDHMLLQADPTVQYALGEHQNRVLYKYLEIESQYNTYKHPGLPPGPIASPGRASILAALYPANVPYKYFVALPDGHHEFRTDFASHETARRLARRAWDSLTTASKHDAVPGDGSHRRPHAR from the coding sequence ATGGCTCGGTGCGCGCAATTGAGCGTGCTGTTTGCGGTCATCGCCGCAGGCTGCGGTCGCGGCAGTGGCAAGCCCGTACGCGTCACGATTCCGGTGGGTGCCACGTTCGGCGCGGCCGCCGATTCCCTCGCTCACGCTGGCGTGATTGGCTCGCCGCGGTTGTTCCGCGTCTATGCGTTTATGCGCCGCGACGACCGCGACATCAAAGCCGGCACGTACGTGCTCCGCCGAAACAGCGGCTATGCCGCAACACTCGACGCCATTCGCGGCGGCAAAGGACTCGTTCACGCGGTGACGATTCCGGAAGGCTATTCGCTGTCGCAAATCATCGCGCTGTTCTCGACGAGACTCTCAATCCCGCCTGAATCATTGCAAGTGGCCGTACGCGACACGGCATTCCTCCACCAACTCGATCTGCCGACCGAAACGGTCGAGGGGTACGTGTTCCCTGACACGTACATTTTCCCAGCGCAAACGACTGCGCACACAGCGATTGCGACTGGCATTCGGCGGTTCGAGCAAGTCTGGCGGCCCGAGTGGACCTCGCGTCTCGACAGCATCGGCCTCTCGCGAAATGACGTGGTGACGCTTGCCTCCATTGTCGAGAAAGAGGCGCGCCTGCCCGAGGAACGACCCGTCATTGCTGCGGTGTACATGAACCGGTTGCGCGACCACATGCTCCTCCAGGCGGATCCGACGGTTCAGTATGCACTTGGCGAGCACCAGAATCGCGTGCTTTACAAGTACCTCGAGATTGAGTCCCAATACAACACGTACAAGCATCCCGGTCTTCCACCCGGTCCAATCGCGTCTCCCGGCCGCGCGAGTATTCTTGCCGCGCTCTATCCGGCGAACGTGCCATACAAGTACTTCGTGGCACTGCCAGATGGACACCACGAATTCCGCACCGATTTCGCGAGCCACGAAACGGCGCGCCGCCTCGCACGCCGAGCCTGGGATTCGCTGACGACGGCTTCGAAGCATGATGCCGTCCCAGGTGATGGCTCGCACCGCCGGCCCCACGCGCGTTAG
- the ruvX gene encoding Holliday junction resolvase RuvX: MGRDRGRLLAVDYGERRIGLAISDPMGMIASPAGFILRRAGKRAPIAELIRRATALEARGFVVGLPLDENGDDTERATRVRRLAEDLQRRSGLPVELIDERFSTAAALRAIREMGGSTRQRKGEVDALAATILLQQALARQS, encoded by the coding sequence GTGGGCCGTGACCGTGGTAGGCTGCTGGCCGTCGATTATGGCGAGCGACGCATTGGACTCGCAATCAGCGACCCAATGGGTATGATCGCCTCGCCCGCCGGCTTCATCCTGCGGCGCGCGGGTAAGCGTGCACCGATTGCCGAGCTCATTCGCCGAGCGACTGCGCTCGAAGCGCGCGGTTTCGTCGTCGGCTTGCCGCTCGACGAGAATGGCGACGACACAGAGCGCGCCACTCGAGTGCGGCGCCTCGCCGAGGACTTGCAACGGCGAAGCGGTCTGCCGGTGGAATTGATTGATGAGCGGTTCAGTACGGCGGCGGCGCTGCGAGCAATCCGCGAGATGGGCGGCTCGACGCGACAGCGAAAAGGAGAGGTCGATGCACTGGCCGCAACCATCTTGTTGCAACAGGCTCTCGCGCGACAAAGCTGA
- a CDS encoding Ig-like domain-containing protein, which produces MRTPQNFQRRSPRWRAIGWCSLFALVACTSDSGTTKPNPVSAIVVTLASGQIMVGAKTQASAEARDANGDVISGQTATWSTSDATVAGVSTGGMVTGMKAGSARIIATIENTSGSAEIIVATTPPPPATQLAIAQQPSATAYSGITLAQQPIVQLLDANGAAVSQSGIAVTAAVASGDGTLGGTATVTTNSAGAASFTSLVLIGSGAQTIQFTASGLASVTSSIITVSSAPPPPATKLAITTQPGATATSGAALSPQPVVQLQDANGNAVSQSGVQVRAAIASGGGTLGGTTTVATTASGVAAFTNLAITGTGAQTIQFTATGLTSVTSSTITISVPPPPATKLAITTQPGASTTSGAALSPQPVVQLQDANGNAVSQSGVQVHAVIASGGGTLGGTTTVATNASGVASFTNLAITGSGAQTIQFTATGLTSVTSSTIAISPPPATKLAITTQPGATATSGAALSPQPVVQLQDANGNAVSKSGVSVMAAVASGGGILSGATSVSTNASGAAAFSNLAITGTGSQTLQFTATGLTSATSNAINVTAGGTGGTVLFSENFEDTNFGARGWYDLGGMSSLSSTDHITGSAHSLQANFAQAALKPNPNVNARHLFTPSDAVYVRYWIKHSTNWVGSAHNYHPHEFYLLSTLDDQFAGPSFNYLTTYIEDNWMSDGGHPLLQSQDAQNIDVTRINQDLTGITENRAVSGCNGNPDNTSEISCYQSGNWNNVKVWRSAQPAFVDATGPNYKGDWHKVEAYYKLNSIVNGIAQRDGVAQYWVDGVLYIDRHDLEFRTGAHPTLQFNQFIIAPYIGDGSPVAQSLWYDDLVVMTAPPAP; this is translated from the coding sequence ATGCGTACTCCTCAGAACTTCCAGCGGCGGTCGCCGCGATGGCGGGCTATCGGCTGGTGCAGCCTATTCGCTCTCGTCGCGTGTACTTCCGATTCGGGAACGACGAAGCCGAACCCCGTCAGCGCGATCGTTGTCACATTGGCCTCCGGCCAGATTATGGTCGGCGCGAAGACGCAGGCTAGTGCGGAGGCACGCGATGCCAACGGCGATGTGATCTCGGGACAAACGGCGACGTGGAGCACCTCCGACGCGACGGTCGCCGGGGTGTCCACTGGCGGTATGGTGACGGGAATGAAGGCGGGCAGTGCGAGGATCATCGCTACCATCGAGAACACCAGCGGAAGCGCGGAAATCATTGTTGCGACGACCCCGCCGCCGCCAGCAACCCAACTCGCGATCGCGCAACAGCCGTCGGCGACGGCATACAGCGGCATTACGCTCGCACAGCAGCCGATCGTCCAGCTCCTAGATGCAAACGGCGCCGCTGTGAGTCAGTCAGGCATTGCCGTGACCGCGGCAGTGGCCAGTGGCGATGGCACGCTCGGTGGCACCGCGACCGTAACCACGAATTCGGCTGGCGCAGCCTCGTTCACGAGTCTCGTTCTGATTGGCAGTGGGGCGCAGACCATCCAGTTCACCGCCAGTGGCCTGGCATCGGTCACCTCGTCAATCATCACGGTATCGTCGGCGCCGCCGCCGCCGGCCACGAAGCTGGCGATCACGACGCAGCCCGGCGCGACGGCGACGAGCGGCGCAGCGCTCTCGCCGCAGCCGGTTGTCCAGCTCCAGGATGCCAACGGCAACGCGGTGAGTCAGAGCGGCGTTCAGGTGCGCGCCGCGATCGCCAGTGGCGGCGGGACGTTAGGCGGAACGACGACCGTCGCCACTACCGCGAGCGGCGTCGCCGCGTTCACCAATCTCGCCATCACGGGGACTGGTGCGCAAACGATCCAGTTTACCGCAACCGGTCTCACGTCGGTGACTTCGTCCACCATCACGATATCGGTGCCACCGCCGCCGGCCACGAAGCTGGCGATCACGACGCAGCCCGGCGCGTCGACGACGAGCGGCGCAGCGCTCTCGCCGCAGCCGGTCGTCCAGCTCCAGGATGCGAACGGCAACGCGGTGAGCCAGAGCGGCGTCCAGGTGCACGCCGTGATCGCGAGCGGCGGCGGGACGTTAGGTGGAACGACGACCGTGGCAACCAACGCCAGTGGGGTCGCGTCGTTCACCAATCTCGCCATCACGGGCAGTGGTGCGCAAACGATCCAGTTTACTGCAACCGGTCTCACGTCGGTGACTTCGTCTACCATCGCGATATCGCCACCGCCGGCCACGAAGCTGGCGATCACGACGCAGCCCGGCGCGACGGCGACGAGCGGCGCAGCGCTCTCGCCGCAGCCGGTCGTCCAGCTCCAGGATGCGAACGGCAACGCGGTGAGTAAGTCGGGCGTCTCGGTGATGGCAGCCGTGGCAAGTGGCGGAGGTATCTTGAGTGGAGCGACCAGCGTCTCCACAAACGCGAGTGGCGCAGCGGCGTTTAGCAATCTCGCAATCACGGGCACTGGTTCCCAGACGCTGCAGTTCACCGCGACAGGTCTCACGAGCGCTACGTCGAACGCGATCAACGTCACCGCCGGCGGCACGGGCGGCACGGTGCTCTTCTCGGAGAATTTCGAGGATACGAATTTCGGCGCACGGGGCTGGTACGACCTCGGCGGGATGTCGAGCCTCTCGTCGACCGACCACATCACCGGCAGCGCGCACTCGCTACAGGCCAACTTTGCGCAGGCCGCCTTGAAGCCGAATCCGAACGTCAACGCCCGACACCTGTTCACGCCCAGCGATGCCGTGTACGTGCGGTACTGGATCAAGCACAGCACGAACTGGGTCGGCTCGGCCCATAACTACCATCCCCACGAGTTCTATCTCCTGAGCACCCTCGACGACCAGTTCGCCGGCCCGTCGTTCAACTACCTGACGACGTACATCGAGGACAACTGGATGAGTGACGGCGGGCACCCGCTCCTTCAGTCGCAGGATGCGCAGAATATCGACGTGACGCGCATCAATCAGGATCTGACCGGCATCACGGAGAATCGTGCCGTGAGCGGCTGCAACGGGAATCCGGACAACACGAGCGAGATCAGCTGCTATCAGAGCGGGAACTGGAACAATGTGAAGGTCTGGCGCTCGGCGCAGCCGGCGTTCGTGGACGCGACCGGCCCGAACTACAAAGGGGACTGGCACAAGGTGGAGGCGTATTACAAGCTGAACTCGATCGTGAACGGGATCGCGCAGCGTGATGGCGTAGCCCAGTACTGGGTGGACGGCGTGCTCTACATCGACCGGCACGATCTGGAGTTCCGCACGGGAGCACATCCCACGTTGCAGTTCAACCAGTTCATCATCGCTCCCTACATCGGCGACGGCTCGCCGGTCGCGCAGTCGCTTTGGTACGACGACCTGGTCGTGATGACGGCGCCGCCAGCCCCATGA
- a CDS encoding thiamine phosphate synthase, with product MPDFDALRLIAITDNLRDGMDGLVLRAKAARRGGATMIQLRLPDEGAQTIATVARALIGALDIPVIVHGRVDAAVAVGAAGVHLGVHDFSIADTRRIVGANFIVGRSAANDADLQHAAGADYVAVGPVFPQTERRPNIALGISEFERLVRSASVPAVAIGGITSATAGDAVRAGACGVALISGIFGSPDPEQAARELRSAIGT from the coding sequence GTGCCCGACTTCGATGCGCTGCGACTGATCGCCATCACCGATAATCTGCGCGACGGCATGGATGGCTTGGTGCTGCGCGCGAAAGCGGCGCGACGCGGCGGGGCGACGATGATTCAACTCCGGCTGCCAGACGAGGGAGCGCAGACGATCGCCACCGTCGCGCGGGCGCTCATTGGCGCGCTGGATATCCCAGTGATCGTTCATGGCCGCGTCGACGCAGCGGTGGCGGTCGGCGCCGCCGGCGTCCATCTTGGCGTTCACGATTTTTCGATCGCCGACACGCGCCGCATCGTGGGAGCGAACTTCATCGTCGGTCGCTCGGCGGCGAACGATGCCGACCTGCAACACGCCGCGGGCGCAGATTATGTCGCCGTCGGACCCGTCTTCCCGCAGACCGAGCGACGGCCAAATATCGCGCTCGGGATTAGCGAATTCGAACGCTTGGTGCGGTCGGCATCCGTGCCCGCTGTCGCCATCGGTGGGATCACATCGGCGACTGCAGGCGACGCGGTCCGCGCCGGCGCCTGCGGCGTCGCCCTGATCAGCGGGATCTTTGGGTCGCCAGATCCGGAGCAGGCCGCTCGCGAGCTTCGTTCCGCCATCGGAACGTAA